In Opitutaceae bacterium TAV5, one genomic interval encodes:
- a CDS encoding integrase (may be involved in the transfer of antibiotic resistance genes to plasmids and transposons), translated as METLQNGSRKAEPRTAEERERERISFAGWDEALKGEDWPPDVKARRKYAIIGFLGFCKRQHSAACVLLMKHYLATLEKEGKLAGEAREALRWFVREARKRGAAGGQRRDAAGEAGGDAGGREWSSDRSLPSAGASDLGGPEWEQALVRAVRLAHFQWRTEQTYRQWAWRYVEFIRPRSPQSSVAADVRGFLEHLAVELRVAPATQKQALNAVVFLLREALRVEPGDFSDFQRAMPSRRVPTVLTREEVRRLFAALRGTTRLMAELAYGSGLRLTELLRLRIKDVDTARLQVTVRAGKGDKDRPSVLPESLVAGLRAHVERLRGLWEADRAAGVAGVWLPEGLARKYPGAGEQWVWQWLFPSRELSVDPQTGLRRRHHVLDSAFQKAIKGAGEAAGIDKRVTPHVLRHSFATHLLEAGSDIRTVQELLGHAKVETTQIYTHVMRRPGLGVRSPLDG; from the coding sequence ATGGAAACCTTGCAAAACGGAAGCCGAAAAGCGGAACCGAGGACGGCAGAAGAGCGTGAGAGGGAGCGGATTTCTTTTGCGGGGTGGGATGAGGCGTTGAAGGGCGAAGATTGGCCACCGGATGTAAAGGCTCGGCGAAAATATGCGATCATCGGGTTTCTCGGCTTCTGCAAGCGGCAGCATAGTGCGGCTTGCGTGTTATTGATGAAGCATTATCTGGCCACTCTGGAAAAGGAGGGGAAGCTGGCAGGAGAAGCGCGGGAAGCGTTGCGGTGGTTTGTGCGGGAGGCGCGCAAGCGGGGGGCGGCGGGCGGACAACGGCGCGACGCCGCCGGGGAAGCGGGGGGAGACGCGGGAGGACGAGAGTGGTCGTCGGATCGCTCGCTGCCGTCGGCGGGCGCGTCGGATTTGGGAGGGCCGGAATGGGAACAGGCGTTGGTAAGGGCGGTGCGGCTGGCGCATTTCCAGTGGCGGACGGAGCAGACGTATCGGCAATGGGCGTGGCGGTATGTGGAGTTTATACGGCCGAGGTCGCCGCAGTCATCGGTGGCGGCGGATGTACGCGGGTTCCTCGAGCACCTGGCGGTGGAGTTGCGGGTGGCGCCCGCGACCCAGAAGCAAGCCTTGAACGCGGTGGTGTTTCTGTTGAGGGAGGCGTTGCGGGTGGAGCCGGGGGATTTTTCGGATTTCCAGCGCGCGATGCCTTCGCGACGGGTGCCGACGGTTCTGACCAGGGAGGAGGTGCGGCGGCTGTTCGCGGCGCTGAGGGGAACGACCCGGCTGATGGCGGAACTGGCCTACGGAAGCGGGCTTCGGCTGACGGAGCTGTTGCGGTTGCGAATCAAGGATGTGGATACGGCGCGCCTGCAGGTGACGGTGCGGGCGGGCAAGGGCGACAAGGACCGGCCGTCGGTGCTGCCGGAGAGTCTGGTGGCCGGGCTGAGGGCGCATGTCGAGCGGTTGCGGGGGTTGTGGGAGGCGGATCGGGCGGCCGGGGTGGCGGGCGTGTGGCTGCCGGAGGGGCTGGCGCGGAAATACCCGGGCGCCGGTGAGCAGTGGGTGTGGCAGTGGCTGTTTCCTTCCCGCGAGTTGTCGGTGGATCCGCAGACGGGGTTGCGCCGCAGGCACCATGTGCTGGACAGCGCTTTTCAGAAGGCGATCAAGGGGGCGGGAGAGGCGGCAGGCATTGACAAGCGGGTGACTCCGCACGTGCTGCGGCATTCTTTTGCCACGCATCTGCTGGAGGCGGGCTCGGATATCCGCACCGTCCAGGAGCTGCTGGGGCATGCCAAGGTGGAGACAACGCAGATATACACGCATGTGATGCGCCGGCCCGGACTGGGAGTGCGGAGTCCGCTGGACGGATAG
- a CDS encoding methylmalonyl-CoA carboxyltransferase: protein MAIDPVLLERLRKHRETALNGGGADKLAARRAKGLLTARDRLDALFTPGTFMESGMHAQHQCTHFGMEKKELPCDGVVTGVGHIDGRPVAAYAQDFTVGGGALGQIHAKKICDSMEYAMEAGMPVIGINDSGGARIQEGDDALSGYGQIFFKNVLLSGVVPQISIIAGPCAGGAAYSPALTDFIIMLKKNAQMFICGPDVIKAATGATVTMDQVGSAEAHASVSGNIHFVADNDQHAFEIARKLLSFIPSNNIMDPPHHPTPEISLVEDPRMNELVPADSKAPFDVLKVISYLVDDADFLEVQRDFAKNIVVGFARIQGIVVAIIANQPAFKAGCLDIDSSDKAARFIRFANIFNIPIVNLVDVPGFMPGVAQERGGIIRHGAKMLFAYAAATVPKITIIMRKAYGGAYLAMCSRDLGADLVYAWPCAEIAVMGAEGAANVLFKKEIAAAADPKAKARELADEYREKFASPYEAASKAMITDIIEPSQTRAVVAMALRNTLSKRETRPPKKHGNIPL, encoded by the coding sequence ATGGCTATCGACCCCGTCCTGCTCGAACGACTCCGCAAACATCGCGAAACCGCCCTCAACGGCGGTGGCGCCGACAAACTCGCCGCGCGCCGCGCCAAGGGTCTGCTCACCGCGCGTGACCGCCTCGACGCGCTCTTCACTCCCGGCACTTTCATGGAATCCGGCATGCATGCGCAGCACCAGTGCACGCACTTCGGCATGGAGAAAAAGGAACTCCCGTGTGACGGCGTCGTCACCGGCGTCGGCCACATCGACGGCCGCCCGGTTGCCGCCTATGCCCAGGACTTCACGGTCGGCGGCGGCGCCCTCGGCCAGATCCACGCCAAGAAAATCTGCGACTCCATGGAGTACGCGATGGAGGCCGGCATGCCCGTCATCGGCATCAACGACTCCGGCGGCGCCCGCATCCAGGAAGGCGACGACGCCCTCTCCGGCTACGGCCAGATCTTTTTCAAGAACGTGCTTCTCTCCGGCGTCGTGCCGCAGATCTCCATCATCGCCGGCCCGTGCGCCGGCGGCGCCGCCTATTCGCCGGCGCTGACGGACTTCATCATCATGCTGAAGAAAAACGCCCAGATGTTTATCTGCGGGCCCGACGTCATCAAGGCCGCCACCGGCGCCACCGTCACGATGGACCAGGTCGGTTCGGCGGAGGCCCATGCGAGTGTTTCGGGCAACATCCACTTCGTGGCCGACAACGACCAGCACGCCTTCGAGATCGCGCGCAAGCTCCTCTCGTTCATCCCGTCCAACAACATCATGGACCCCCCGCATCACCCGACGCCGGAGATTTCCCTCGTCGAGGATCCGCGGATGAACGAACTCGTGCCCGCCGACTCGAAGGCCCCCTTCGACGTGCTCAAGGTCATCAGTTATCTCGTGGACGACGCCGACTTCCTCGAGGTGCAGCGCGATTTCGCCAAAAACATCGTCGTCGGGTTCGCCCGCATCCAGGGCATCGTCGTGGCGATCATCGCCAACCAGCCCGCCTTCAAGGCCGGCTGCCTCGACATCGACTCCTCGGACAAGGCCGCCCGGTTCATCCGGTTCGCCAACATCTTCAACATCCCGATCGTCAACCTCGTCGACGTCCCCGGCTTCATGCCCGGCGTCGCCCAGGAGCGCGGCGGCATCATCCGCCATGGCGCCAAGATGCTCTTCGCCTATGCCGCCGCCACCGTGCCGAAGATCACCATCATCATGCGCAAGGCTTACGGCGGCGCCTACCTCGCCATGTGCTCGCGCGACCTCGGGGCCGATCTCGTCTATGCGTGGCCCTGTGCCGAAATCGCCGTCATGGGCGCCGAAGGCGCGGCCAATGTTCTCTTCAAGAAAGAGATCGCCGCCGCCGCCGACCCGAAGGCCAAGGCGCGGGAACTCGCGGACGAATACCGCGAGAAATTCGCCTCACCCTACGAGGCGGCCAGCAAGGCCATGATCACCGACATCATCGAACCCTCGCAAACCCGCGCCGTCGTGGCGATGGCCTTGCGCAACACGCTCAGCAAACGCGAGACCCGCCCGCCCAAGAAACACGGCAACATCCCGCTTTGA
- a CDS encoding methylmalonyl-CoA mutase (MDM; functions in conversion of succinate to propionate): MSTTSTPDFTKIAYDDAIGATATTAPSPAPADADLWQTYEQIPVKPAYTAADLPAPAVLDTMPGIAPFTRGPYATMYVAKPWTIRQYAGFSTAEESNAFYKRNLAAGQAGLSVAFDLATHRGYDSDHPRVVGDVGKAGVAIDSIMDMKTLFDGIPLNKVSVSMTMNGAVLPVLAFYIVAALEQGATLPELAGTIQNDILKEFMVRNTYIYPPTPSMKIIADIFEYTSRNMPKFNSISISGYHMQEAGATADLELAYTLADGLEYLKTGVAAGIDIDAFAPRLSFFWAIGKNFFMEVAKMRAARTLWSEIVGRFNPKNPKSRALRTHSQTSGWSLTEQDPFNNVARTCLEALASVCGHTQSLHTNALDEAIALPTDFSARIARNTQLHLQQETGVCNVVDPWAGSYYVEHLTEELLQKARAHLDEVEKMGGMTKAIEAGIPKLRIEEASARRQAKIDSGKETIVGLNKYRLDHEDPLDILEVDNTAVRESQIKRLKQLRAERDNTACQAALAALGECARTGEGNLLALAVEAAKARASLGEISTALENHFGRYQAQIRSISGVYGKEFGDSKTVNSIKQKIEKFEKLEGRRPRLLIAKLGQDGHDRGAKVVATAMADLGFDIDIGALFQTPAEAARQAVENDVHAVAMSSLAAGHKTLLPQLRDELKKLGREDILLVCGGVIPAQDYDYLFKNGAAAIFGPGTVITQSSEKVLDLLLERLAEPAKA; the protein is encoded by the coding sequence ATGAGCACCACTTCCACACCCGACTTCACCAAAATCGCTTACGATGACGCCATCGGCGCCACCGCCACGACCGCCCCCTCCCCTGCCCCGGCCGACGCCGACCTCTGGCAGACCTACGAGCAGATCCCGGTCAAACCCGCCTACACCGCCGCCGACCTTCCGGCGCCTGCGGTCCTCGACACCATGCCCGGCATCGCCCCGTTCACGCGCGGCCCCTACGCCACCATGTACGTCGCCAAACCCTGGACCATCCGCCAGTACGCCGGCTTCTCCACCGCCGAGGAATCCAACGCCTTCTACAAGCGCAACCTCGCCGCCGGCCAGGCCGGCCTCTCCGTCGCCTTCGACCTCGCCACCCACCGCGGCTACGACTCCGATCACCCCCGCGTCGTCGGTGACGTTGGAAAAGCCGGCGTCGCCATCGACTCCATCATGGACATGAAGACCCTGTTCGACGGCATCCCGCTCAACAAGGTCTCCGTCTCCATGACCATGAACGGCGCCGTCCTCCCCGTCCTCGCCTTCTACATCGTCGCCGCCCTCGAACAGGGCGCCACACTCCCCGAACTGGCCGGCACCATCCAGAACGACATCCTGAAGGAATTCATGGTGCGCAACACCTACATCTATCCGCCGACCCCCTCGATGAAGATCATTGCGGATATCTTCGAGTACACCTCGAGGAACATGCCCAAGTTCAACTCGATCTCCATCTCCGGCTACCACATGCAGGAAGCCGGCGCCACCGCCGACCTCGAACTCGCCTACACCCTCGCCGACGGACTCGAGTACCTGAAAACCGGCGTCGCCGCCGGCATCGACATCGACGCCTTTGCGCCCCGCCTCTCCTTCTTCTGGGCCATCGGCAAAAACTTCTTCATGGAAGTCGCAAAAATGCGCGCCGCCCGCACCCTCTGGTCCGAAATCGTCGGCAGGTTCAACCCGAAAAACCCGAAGTCCCGCGCCCTCCGCACCCACTCGCAGACCTCCGGCTGGTCGCTCACCGAGCAGGACCCGTTCAACAACGTCGCCCGTACCTGCCTCGAGGCCCTCGCCTCCGTCTGCGGCCACACCCAGTCCCTCCACACCAACGCCCTCGACGAAGCCATCGCCCTCCCGACCGACTTCTCGGCCCGCATCGCCCGCAACACCCAGCTCCACCTCCAGCAGGAAACCGGCGTGTGCAACGTCGTCGACCCCTGGGCCGGCAGCTACTACGTCGAACACCTCACCGAAGAACTCCTGCAAAAAGCCCGCGCCCACCTCGATGAAGTCGAAAAAATGGGCGGCATGACCAAGGCCATCGAAGCCGGCATCCCCAAGCTCCGCATCGAGGAAGCCAGCGCCCGCCGCCAGGCGAAGATCGACTCCGGCAAGGAAACCATCGTCGGCCTCAACAAATACCGCCTCGATCACGAAGACCCGCTCGACATCCTCGAAGTCGACAACACCGCCGTCCGCGAGTCCCAAATCAAGCGCCTCAAACAGCTCCGCGCCGAGCGCGACAACACCGCCTGCCAGGCCGCCCTCGCCGCCCTCGGCGAGTGCGCCCGCACTGGCGAGGGCAACCTCCTCGCCCTCGCGGTCGAAGCCGCCAAAGCCCGCGCCAGCCTCGGCGAAATCTCCACTGCACTCGAAAACCACTTCGGACGCTACCAGGCCCAAATCCGCTCGATCTCGGGCGTTTACGGCAAAGAATTCGGCGACAGCAAAACCGTGAACTCCATCAAACAGAAAATCGAAAAATTCGAGAAACTCGAAGGCCGCCGACCCCGCCTCCTCATCGCCAAGCTCGGCCAGGACGGCCACGACCGTGGCGCCAAGGTCGTCGCCACCGCCATGGCCGACCTCGGTTTCGACATCGACATCGGCGCGCTCTTCCAGACGCCCGCCGAAGCCGCCCGCCAGGCTGTCGAGAACGACGTCCACGCCGTCGCCATGAGTTCGCTCGCCGCCGGGCACAAGACGCTCCTCCCGCAACTCCGCGACGAACTGAAAAAACTCGGCCGCGAGGACATCCTCCTCGTCTGCGGCGGCGTCATCCCGGCGCAGGACTACGATTATCTCTTCAAAAACGGAGCCGCCGCCATCTTCGGCCCCGGCACCGTCATCACGCAGTCCTCGGAAAAAGTGCTCGACCTCCTCCTCGAACGCCTCGCCGAACCCGCCAAAGCCTGA
- a CDS encoding methylmalonyl-CoA mutase yields the protein MSTVTDTDKTNATTTASPDDALQASWARWKKVVEGELKGVPFEKKLVTRTPEGIALQPLYTRADIAGIPGLDAAPGSAPFLRGTRARGYKERPWEIAQEILAATPAGYNATLLDALNHGQDSVPLTTSDACPCCGLAINSPADLAAALAGVSLAHIPVHLAPGADATRLAALYLACAADQGVAPASLTGSLAADPLAHWAAAGSLPSPLASLHDALATWTNDASRKAPALKTIGVNAAIWGNAGGNAVQELAGAISAAAEYLRELLKRGVSLETAATRIRFTFAIGPQFFTEIAKFRAFRPLWTRVLAAFGAAPGLAARAALHATTSWWNKTLLDPNVNMLRVTTEALSAVLGGVDSLHIAPFDELSGKTDAFSRRIARNVHTLLAEEFSFTQVADPAGGSWYVEKLTDELGRKAWALFQDIEARGGHAAALRTGYLQDLVAKTAQEKLDAVGKRRAGIIGTNLFPNLRETPLAPAACATSAGKPAAAPAPAPAKHDGIKPVAFRRAAEQFEALRAASAAFAKKTGKAPQIFFARMGPVIQHKARADFAAGFFATAGFECLAKQAFDTPEAAAEAAVKSGAPVTVLCSTDDTYPALVPAFAKAVKAARPGTTVILAGLPADEALVSQFKADGIDEFIHIRANVHGLLSALLKKIGVL from the coding sequence GTGAGCACCGTGACCGACACCGACAAGACCAACGCCACCACAACCGCGTCGCCCGACGACGCCCTCCAGGCCTCCTGGGCCCGATGGAAAAAAGTTGTCGAGGGCGAACTCAAGGGCGTGCCCTTCGAGAAAAAACTCGTAACCCGCACGCCGGAAGGCATTGCCCTCCAGCCGCTTTACACCCGCGCCGACATCGCCGGCATCCCGGGCCTCGACGCCGCTCCCGGCTCCGCCCCTTTCCTGCGCGGCACCCGCGCCCGCGGTTACAAGGAGCGCCCTTGGGAAATCGCCCAGGAAATCCTCGCCGCCACACCCGCCGGGTACAACGCCACGCTCCTCGACGCCCTCAACCACGGTCAGGACAGCGTGCCTCTCACCACATCGGACGCCTGCCCCTGCTGCGGCCTTGCGATCAACAGCCCGGCCGACCTCGCCGCCGCCCTCGCCGGCGTCTCCCTCGCACACATTCCCGTCCACCTCGCTCCCGGAGCCGACGCCACCCGGCTCGCCGCGCTCTACCTCGCCTGCGCCGCCGATCAGGGCGTTGCGCCCGCCAGCCTCACCGGCTCGCTCGCCGCCGACCCGCTCGCCCACTGGGCCGCCGCCGGCTCCCTCCCCTCCCCCCTCGCATCGCTCCATGATGCCCTCGCCACCTGGACGAATGACGCCAGCCGGAAGGCCCCCGCGCTCAAGACCATCGGCGTCAACGCGGCCATCTGGGGCAACGCCGGTGGAAACGCCGTGCAGGAACTCGCCGGCGCCATCAGCGCCGCCGCCGAATACCTCCGCGAACTCCTCAAACGCGGCGTCTCCCTCGAAACCGCCGCCACGCGCATCCGTTTCACCTTCGCCATCGGTCCGCAGTTTTTTACCGAAATCGCAAAATTCCGCGCCTTCCGCCCCCTCTGGACCCGCGTCCTCGCGGCCTTCGGCGCCGCCCCCGGCCTCGCCGCCCGCGCGGCCCTCCACGCCACCACCAGCTGGTGGAACAAAACCCTCCTCGACCCCAACGTGAACATGCTCCGCGTCACGACCGAGGCCCTTTCGGCAGTCCTCGGCGGCGTCGACAGCCTGCACATCGCGCCCTTCGACGAACTCTCCGGCAAGACCGACGCCTTCTCGCGTCGCATCGCCCGCAACGTGCACACCCTCCTCGCCGAGGAATTCAGCTTCACCCAGGTCGCCGACCCCGCCGGCGGCTCCTGGTACGTCGAAAAACTCACCGATGAACTCGGCCGCAAGGCCTGGGCACTCTTCCAGGATATCGAAGCCAGGGGAGGACACGCCGCGGCCCTCCGCACCGGCTACCTCCAGGACCTCGTCGCCAAAACCGCCCAGGAAAAACTCGATGCCGTTGGAAAACGCCGCGCCGGCATCATCGGCACCAACCTCTTCCCCAACCTCAGGGAAACGCCGCTCGCTCCGGCCGCCTGCGCTACATCCGCCGGCAAACCCGCCGCCGCTCCCGCACCCGCGCCTGCGAAGCACGACGGGATCAAGCCGGTCGCCTTCCGCCGCGCCGCCGAACAGTTCGAGGCCCTCCGCGCCGCCTCCGCCGCCTTTGCCAAAAAGACCGGCAAGGCGCCGCAGATCTTCTTCGCCAGGATGGGCCCCGTCATCCAGCACAAGGCCCGCGCCGATTTCGCCGCCGGGTTCTTCGCCACCGCCGGCTTCGAATGCCTCGCCAAACAGGCCTTCGACACACCGGAAGCCGCTGCCGAAGCCGCCGTCAAATCCGGCGCGCCCGTCACCGTCCTCTGCTCGACCGACGACACCTATCCGGCACTCGTCCCCGCCTTCGCCAAAGCCGTGAAGGCCGCCAGACCCGGCACCACGGTCATCCTCGCCGGCCTCCCCGCCGACGAAGCCCTCGTCAGCCAGTTCAAGGCCGACGGCATCGACGAATTCATCCACATCCGCGCCAACGTCCACGGCCTCCTCAGCGCCCTCCTCAAGAAGATCGGAGTCCTCTGA
- a CDS encoding biotin attachment protein, translating into MTKKLRVTVEGKAYEVLVEILDEGKVAASAAAPVAAPAPVAAAPVASAPAAAPAPAAAAPAAAGANDVPSPLAGKLVSIDVKVGQTVNEGDQVATIEAMKMNTYIFAPRAGKVSTIFAHPGDGVEEGAPLLRIE; encoded by the coding sequence ATGACCAAGAAACTCCGCGTTACCGTTGAAGGCAAAGCCTACGAAGTCCTCGTCGAGATCCTCGATGAAGGAAAAGTTGCCGCGTCCGCCGCCGCTCCTGTCGCCGCTCCGGCTCCCGTGGCCGCCGCGCCTGTCGCTTCCGCCCCCGCGGCGGCTCCGGCTCCTGCTGCGGCCGCGCCGGCCGCGGCCGGTGCGAACGACGTGCCCAGCCCGCTCGCCGGCAAGCTCGTCTCGATCGACGTCAAGGTCGGCCAGACCGTCAACGAAGGCGACCAGGTCGCCACCATCGAAGCCATGAAGATGAACACCTACATCTTCGCTCCCCGCGCCGGCAAGGTCTCGACCATTTTCGCCCATCCCGGCGACGGCGTCGAGGAAGGCGCCCCCCTCCTCCGTATCGAATAA